The sequence gaagtaTGGACCTTGTTTGGTTGTCTTCTTTTGTGAATTCataaaatagacatttgcataCATGGCCCTGTTCTCCCTCATTTGTACTTCCATTTGAGCAAGTTGTTGAACTTCAAGTCTTCATCCCAAGTACCCTCCAAGCCTCCAACATAGTGACTCAATGAAAAGTCTACAAACTCTTTAGCTCGGCTTTTCGTGCACAATTTTGAAGAGACTCGGCTTGCATCACTTCAGTTTTTTGTTTCTGCTGCATTTCTTCCTCGATAATTGCATTAGAAGTTTTGTCTTAACAATGGTATAAATGAACTATGCTTGACTGTTCTAGTGCCTTTGGGAGTTGTTGATTGTGGTGATCTAGAGGAAGAGTAATAAGAGTTGGTGGGCTAGGTTTGGGGAAATGATGAGAGCTGAGTCACAATTCTTTTGATTATTAAAGCTCTTATTATGGTACAATGTGAAGCTCTCTTTTTCACAACTTAGGATggctttcttttttaaataacaaattgGCTGCTGTTTTAGTTTTCTGTTTCTTTTTCCAGTTGGGGAAGAGTAGAGGACTGGTAGTTGATTCAGGGATCTAAGCAATAACTCAGCTCTAATAATTAAAATGGGTGATGATAATCGGGGCATCATTCCTTAGCAAATTAGGAGCTCTCTGTGAGATCTCACAACTATTGTGTGGTCATCTGTTCTATCTTCTTTGTAATCTCCGTCTTTTCAGTGCAGATTTTACTGATGTGCAAACTAGGTCGGCTTTATATGTACAACGCATGTTTGATAAAGTAAAATGCTAGACATTTCCTTTGTTTCTTTGGCAGAATACTTCCTAATGAACCATAATTAAAAGCATTATTCGTCCTGAATAATTCTTGATTGTTGGATCATTTTGTGATCAAATTGCCATTTAAAGAGTTGATTCACATGGTTAATGAATGAATTATATAAGACCACTCATGCATGAAGCAGTAGCATGCACATCTCTTTGTTTTCTCCATGATATATTGAAATAGATAGATATTCATAGGATGATGATTTGCTTTACCATGACTTGAAGCTATGCACTCGGACATTTTTGTTCTTTAAGCTTCTCAAATTTGATGGATCATTAGCAGCTTGTATCTCCGGGTTGTGGTTTATAAATGTTATAATCTGCTTTTTGTTGTTATTTAGCGGCTAATCTTTCTTGGTGATATCTATCTTAATAAAGTACCTGTAAAATATCACTTCACCTCTACTTTATCTTCAGCTCTTCTTTTCCTCCCTTGGCAATATCTACTGACCTTGCTTTATGATGTGATCAAGGACATCTGTTCTAGGTAAAGCTGACATCTTTTTCTGCTTATGATTTGTTTGGCACAGGAAACCATTATTTGGTGATGCTCGTCCACGTGAAATGGTAAGTTATTAATCTTATGTATGCAGAAGAAAGTATTATTTGCCAAAGATAATtgtttcttcttctgttgttggtAAGAAACATAGTTTGTTCATTTTGCATCTCAATGTCTTTTGGATTTGCTTGATGAATcaccaataaaaaaaaattaagattgcACTGCCCTCTTCCAATTTCTCGTTCCCTAATGTTTGAGGTTTCTGTTTTCTGTTAACACTACTGTTCAATTATGGACCGCCAACAGGTTCTACAGAATCGTGGGATTGATGATGTTACACATAATCATGACCTTCGTCAACCTCATCCAAGGTAGTAGATAAGTTGACTTTGCAATTTCTTTCTATGACTCAGAAGTTTCCTCGTTTGACAAACTACGTGGTAATTGTCTGAAGGAGCAAACAACATGCTGGGAAAGCAGAGACAGTTATGCAAGCGACCAGGCATAATGAGAGAGCAGAGAATATGCCCATTGACCATAGAATGGCAAAGAACGCAGATCGGCGAGATCACAGGATAGATGCCGAGAAAGGAGATGGgcagaggaggaattggagaagCGAGAACTGGAGGAACAAGAAGGAGACTGAAAGGCACCACCAGCGCCATCAGCCTCAGCAACATGCACAGGAGAGGCCGCGCTCACCAGAAACATGGCGCAAGCCTGTTGAACCACCAAGACCTGCTTCTGCTGATGCTCCTGGTGTGCGATATGGAAAAGCAGCCTCTGCAGTAGAGCTGGCTGCAGCCTTCTCAAAATCTGTCTCTGATCCAGCAACAACTGATCGTTTTTCTGGTCAGAAAAGCCTTCCTAATCGAGGTCAAATCCCGTTTTCTCGATTGACAGGCCCTCAGCAGAGGCCTCAGATTAATGGGTACTAAGCTCCGGGAGATTAGCGAATGAAAAAATGTCTCATCATTGCTAATTGCTTCATGGACTGCAACAGAGTTTTGTTTGTAGCAGGAACACCAAGATGGGGATAGTAATTGTTATCCATGCTATAGGCTAGCAACAAAATTCTATGATCTTGCTGTTGAAAATCTACAGCCTGATTCTTCACCCTTTAGACCTAACACCTTCAACCTTCAGAAAtctgttcctttttttttttttttttttgtattttcttttatatctttTAGTTCGATAATAATCATCGGGGATGATGTTTGTTCCctttatagatgatttgttgCTCAGAATGAATTTCTGATTGAAGCCTGATGGCATAAACTAATGATGGCGAATGCCTGTCTGTTATTCGATTGATAGTCTAGTTTAGAAACATAATTGCTCTATGCTTTTGCAGTATCACATTCTGAAGATGCCCGTGCCCCTTTGCTGAATTTTGTTTTGAAGACTGAAATTAGCTACCGTACAGTACATCTTTTTCGTTTAGGTTCTTGTGGTTACAGACACAAACTGTACGTGCAGCgtgtacttttctttttagtgaTAAGAGCAGTGCGCGATGACAACATCGCGGGTCTCCATTATACTTTGAATATTCTGGCCCTCGGGGATTTTGTTGGttgtcaaaagaaaaaatttagtATGAACTTGTTTTACTGTTGATGTTCATATTGCCCGTGGTAAAATAGTCGAAGCGTTGAACCACATTCGTGATACCATCACTGTATCACTAGACATGCATTAGGGAGCACTTGATTGAGATCAACTCATAATTTTGTTGGCTTGATATCTCCTCGTCAATGGCTGATCTTGACTTACGTTAGAACTTTGGTTATGTAATTGCTCCTCTGGTTTTATATCagatattacaataataataatagtaatgattgCTCGATCTGCTGATAGCTTTTATCATAAACTGAAGGACAATTAAAAACATTTCATTCATTGAGATGTGTATCATGATGACACTAAGCACACGTACTTCTCAGGAAGACATGAATAGAGTAACTAGAAAAGGAGATTAAAACACGAAGGGTACTGCTGATAGTGCCATAACACTTGTCTGAAACTGAGCTTGTACCCTACAACAAGGCAAATCTAATATCAAATAGTTGCAAATACCTGAAAAATAAAAACCATTATGTTCATTTAAGTTCAGGATCATCGAGTTCTAAATGATTGTGATCTTATAATATCgggtatatatatacacactttagttcATTTCTTCATATAATTTGAGTCGAAAACAATGAGTTTAGTCATGAAACTCGTCATAAATCCATCTCTGATTTGAAGAAACATAAATAGTAATTGCTTACCTCAGATCATTGTAATAAGCACAAGCTTGAGAGGTAGTTTTGGGTCTATAGTTTTTCATCTTCTTGGTGGTGGCTTTGATCCCTTCTTGTACTTTGATGGTATCATTTTCAGAGATGGTGTATAGAGTTGGCTGCCAAAATCtctttgatgatgatgatgaatttcTACGAGCTAATTTTCGAGGCCTGATGGTATTTTCTTCTATGCATGTTACTTGAACAAGAGAACATGCCTCAATTTTGggactattattattactaacaGAACCACTATAacaagaaagaaaatcagctAAGAACTTCATAGCTCTTGCAACTATAATTTCTAGTCCTATGTTGAATGCTTATAACATAATTTAGTAGAGAACTATTAAGGTCAATTCGGTCACTTTTCGGAGGCTGCAAGTGAGGTGTGATGATAGTGAAAGGCGACCTTTTTAGTACTAATAAATAAATGGATGATTAATACAAATATATCGTGGATTGCATTTAAATAAAAGATTATCAAAATCCAAATTCATGTTAAATGCGTGAGCTATTACTTTCTCTATCCCAATTATGTAACCTTTTTACTTGTATATAATAATAACGCGTGAAGCTATACTCTCTCTTCGATTATTTTCTCAAGGATATATTACCTTTCATAATCTAAATATTGAATAGCCTTATTGTTAcg comes from Capsicum annuum cultivar UCD-10X-F1 chromosome 2, UCD10Xv1.1, whole genome shotgun sequence and encodes:
- the LOC107859500 gene encoding uncharacterized protein LOC107859500 isoform X1; this encodes MKFLADFLSCYSGSVSNNNSPKIEACSLVQVTCIEENTIRPRKLARRNSSSSSKRFWQPTLYTISENDTIKVQEGIKATTKKMKNYRPKTTSQACAYYNDLRVQAQFQTSVMALSAVPFVF
- the LOC107859500 gene encoding uncharacterized protein LOC107859500 isoform X2 gives rise to the protein MKFLADFLSCYSGSVSNNNSPKIEACSLVQVTCIEENTIRPRKLARRNSSSSSKRFWQPTLYTISENDTIKVQEGIKATTKKMKNYRPKTTSQACAYYNDLRYLQLFDIRFALL